CCCGTTGCGAACTATGGCATGCTTGCCAACGCCGTAGAGTCTGCCCAGCAGCTGGGTGTGCATGCCAAGGTCGGCCCCGTCTACACCAGCGATCACTTCTACTACCCCACCACCGAGGTCAATGACAAGGCCCGGGAACTTGGGCATCTGGCTGTTGAAATGGAGACCGCCGGCCTCTATTGGACCGCCGCCGCCTGCCATAAGAAAGCGCTGAGCATCCTGACCATCTCCGATCATATCTATACGGGAGAGGCACTTTCTGCCGAAGACCGGCAGGAGTCCTTCCATGAGATGATGGAAGTGGCGTTGGAGACTGCCTGGCGGTGCGTTGAATAAACACGATCTGCGCCGCCCCTCCCGCCAATTGTGACGGAAGGGGCGGCGCATCCTAATTTCAAAAACCGATGGGGGTAGGGCCATGGAAGACTACATTGTGGAAATGCGCCATATTACCAAGCGCTTTCCAGGCATTGTCGCCAACGACGATGTCAGCATCCAGATTCAGCGCGGCGAAGTCTATGCGCTGCTGGGCGAAAACGGCGCCGGAAAGAGCACACTCATGAGTATGCTCTTTGGCATGTATGAGCCGGACAGCGGGGAGATCTATATTCAGGGGGAGAAGGTGACATTCCGCTCCTCCAATGATGCCAGCGCGCACAACATCGGCATGGTGCATCAGCACTTCAAGCTGGTGGACAACTATACAGTTGCGGAAAATATCATCCTGGGTATGGAGCCTATGAAAAGATTTCTGGGTGTGCTCCCCTGTGTGGATATGAAAACAGCGAACCGCCAAATCGCAGAGCTGTCTAAGCGGTATGGCCTGGAGGTGAATCCCACCGACAAGATTGAGGACCTTCCGGTTTCCGTCCGACAGCGGGTGGAAATCCTGAAGATGCTCTATCGGGAGGCTGACATCCTGATCTTTGACGAGCCTACCGCCGTCCTGACACCCCAAGAAATTGAGTTTTTGTTGAAAATCATCGGTGAGCTGCGGAAAAATGGAAAAACCATTATCCTCATCACCCACAAAATTGAGGAGATCAAGAAAATTGCCGACCGCTGCGCCATCCTCCACCGCGGCAAGCTGGTGGATGTGTTGGATGTGGCGTCCACCTCCTCTCAGACCATGGCCAATATGATGGTGGGCCGCCAGGTGGAGTTTTCTGCTGATAAGTCCTCTCCGCACTATCGGGACACCATCTTGGAGGTAGACCATCTGACTGTCCGTAACGCCAACAAATTCGATGTGGTAAAAGACGTTTCCTTCCGGATTCGGGGCGGCGAGATTTTTGCCATTGCCGGCGTCTCCGGAAATGGGCAGGGCGAGCTGGCCGACGCCATTGCCGGTATGCTGAAGGCCCACAGCGGTTCCATCAAGCTCTGTGGAACCGACATTACGGAGGCCACCATCCGCCAGCGCACAGAAGCCGGCATCTCTTACATCCCAGAGGACCGGCAGGGCGTCGGCGTCTTTATGGACTTCACACTGTCCCAGAACCTGGCGCTGCGTAAATACTATCGGGAACCGTTTGCCAAAAAGGGCATCCTGGATTTCGGTCAGTTTGACCGCTACGCGGAGAGCTTGATCGGCACCTATGACATCCGCAGCGGTCAGGGCGGCAAAACCATCCTGCGCTCCATGAGCGGCGGCAACCAGCAAAAGGCCATCGTCGCCCGGGAGATTGAAGAGCATTCCAAGCTGATTATTTTTGTCCAGCCCACCCGGGGTCTGGACATCGGTGCTATTGAAAATATTCATCGTCAGATCATCGCGGAGCGGGATAAGGGTGTCGCCATCCTGCTGATCTCTCTGGAGCTGGATGAAATCATGGAGCTGGCTGATACGATCGGTGTCATCTACAACGGCCAGCTTCTGAAAATCGCCGACGCTTCCACCATGACCTCTCACGATGTGGGCAAATATATGATGGGGGTGAAAGAGGCATGAAGAAACCGCTGAACAAGCTGGCGTCCATTTTGGACGGCAACCGCCATTCCTCTATTTTCGTCTCCCTCCTCAGTATTCTGCTGAGTCTGATCTGCGCCAGCATCATTCTGCTCATCCTTGGGAAAAATCCCCTGGCGGCCTTCCAGAGCTTTTTGCAGGGAGCGGGTTTCTGGCCCAAGGCAAAATATGGCGGCGGAAGCGGCATGCTGACCGATCTGTTCTCCTTTTTGAATGTTCTGGCGCCCATGATTCTGGCTGCTCTGAGCTTTATCGTGGGCTTCAAGGCGGGCCTTTTCAACATTGGCATCTCTGGGCAGATGCTGGCCGCTGGGTTCCTGGCCACCTCCATCGTGGGTTACAGCGACCTCAATGCGGTGCTGGCAAAGCCCCTGGTGATTCTAATCGGCATCCTGGCTGGTGGCGCCCTTGGCGCGTTTGTTGGATTTCTCAAGTACAAATTCAACATCCATGAGGTGGTTTCCACCATCATGATCAACTACATCATAAACTACTTAACAGGATTTTTCATCAATACCTATTTCGCAGATATGCTGACCCGCTCCATGAAGATTTGCGGCAGCAACGCCCGCCTGACCTGGACCAGCGTTCAGCTGGCCGGGGTGAAGTGCGATATTCCACTGGGAATTGTGTTGGCAGTAGCAGCGGCCTTTGTGGTCAAATTCATCTTTGATAAAACGGTGTTCGGCTTTGAGCTCCGGGCCGTGGGCATGAATCCAAAGTGTGCCCGGTATTCTGGCATCAAGGTAGGAAACCGGATCATTGCCTCCATGGTGATCTCCGGCATGCTGGCCGGCCTTGCCGGTGTGACCTATTACTGCGGTTATTATAACACCATTGTTCCCAAAACACTGCCAGATCTTGGTTATGATGCCATCGCTGTGGCGCTTCTCGGAAATTCCAGCCCGATCGGCGCCATTTTCGCCGGCGGCCTCATCAGTATCTTCCAGACCGGCAGCAACTATATGAGCTCCAGTCTGGGCGTCGCCAAGGAAATTGCCTCTTTGATCACCGGCATTTTGCTGCTGTTCTCAGCCTGCGGCGGCTACTTCCGATATCTGGCCCGCCGCCGTCTGGATCGGATGGCGGACGAGGCCGCTCAGCTGGCTGAGACACAGGCAGGTCCCGGAAAGGAGGACGAGCCCCATGTTGGATAAGGTCTTTATTGACGGACTCTCCTTTGCAGCGCCTCTGCTGGTCATGGCCATCGGTGCCATTTACTCGGAAAAGAGCGGCGTTACCAATCTGGCCGTGGAGGGTTTCCAGGGCTTTGGCGCCTTTGTGGGCGCGTTGGTAGCGGTAATTCTGATGCCCACCATGGGCGACGGATCTCAGGCAGTGATCTATATTGCCATGCTGGCGGCCTTCATTGGCGGCGGCATTTACGCCTGCATTCACGCTCTGCTGTGCGTGAAGTTCCGCGCTAACCAGGTCATCAGTGGCGTGGTGGTCAATATTTTGGCGGTTGCGCTGACCACCTTTCTCACAACCGCGATGAATAAGGCCTTGACCGGAGGGCAATCGTCCAACAAGTTCATTTTGGGAATTTCCGACCGCTTTGACATTCCCGGCCTGTCCCAGATCCCGGTCATCGGAGCCCTGTTCCAGAATATGTATCCTTTTGAGTGGATCATCCTGGCCATCGCTGTGGTGTCGTGGTACCTGATGTACAAGACCCGCTTCGGCATGCATCTGCGGGCCTGCGGTGAAAATCCCCAGTCCGTGGACGCTGCCGGCGGCAATGTGGAGCGCACCCGTTTCATTGCTGTGATGCTCTCGGGCGCCTTATCAGGTGTTGGCGGCATCTGTTTTGCCTATTCTATCTCAGCCAACTTCTCTCCCAACATCTATATGGGCTATGGATATCTGGCCATCGCCGCCATGATCTTTGGCAACTGGAACATCCCCTTTACCGCGCTGGTCTGCCTGTTCTTTGGCCTAGCCAAATCCGGCGGCTACCAGCTCTGTTTGAACATGGGGCTGCCCAGTAATTACTCCGATCTATTTATGATGCTGCCCTATATTCTCACACTTTTGCTGCTGGCCTTCTTCTCCAAGAAGAACCATCCTCCTGCTGCGGCCGGCGAGGCCTACGACAAGGGCAAGCGGTAAATTCTGGCGCGCCGGTTTCGCCGGCGCGCCTTCCATACTATCATTCAAGGAGGTTCACGATGAAGACCCTGATCCGAAATGCGAAAGCGATTGTCACCTGTGACGCCCAGGACCATGTCTATTGGAATGCAGACCTGCTGATTGACGGTCCCCGAATTTTGAAAATTGGCTCTCAGCTGCCCGACCCCTATGACGAAGTCCTCGATGCCAGCGGTATGTTTATTTATCCAGGCCTGATCAACACTCATCATCACTTCTTCCAGACCTTCGTCCGGAATCTCAAAACCATTGACTATCCCAATATGACAGTGCCAGAGTGGTTGGACAAGGCGTATCGTGTCTTCCAGCTGATCAACGACGAGGTGATCTTTTACTCCTCCCTGACCGCTATGGGGGACCTGCTCAAGCACGGATGCACCTGCGCCTTTGACCACCAGTACTGCTATACCAAATCCACTGGAAAGGCACCGGTGGACCGGCAGATGGAGGCGGCCCGGATGCTGGGCATTCGCTACCATGCCGGCCGGGGCGTCAACACCCTGCCCCGGGAGAAAGGCAGCACCATCCCTGAAAACATGCTGGAGACCACGGAGGAATATCTGCAGGACTGCGAACGCATCATCCAGCTCTACCACGACCCGAATCCCTACGCCATGTCCCAAATCGTCCTGGCCCCCTGCCAGCCCATCAACAGCTATCCCGAAACCTTCACGGAGACGGTGAAGCTGGCCCGTGCCAAAGGCGTGCGGATGCACACGCACCTGGGCGAGGGAGAGAACGAGATCATGCTGGCGCGGTGGGGAAAGCGCACGTTGGACTGGTGTCAGGACATCGGCTTCATCGGCGAGGACGTGTGGTACGCCCACGGCTGGGAGCTGACGCCGGAGGAATACACGGTTCTCGGCCGCTTTGGGTCCGGCGTGTCCCACTGTCCCGGACCGGCTATTCTGGGGGGCTTTCCCATCCTGCCCATGAGGGAGATGATGGAAGCTGGCGTGTGCCTCAGTCTGGGCTGCGACGGCTCCGCCACCAATGACAGCTCCAGTCTCCTGGACTCCATGCGCACCGCCTGGATGATGCAGGCTTGGCACAGCAAGGCCCGGAGCGGCTGTATTTCCCCCTATGAAATGTTGAAAATCGCCACCGTGGGCGGCGCCAAGACTCTGGGCCGGACAGATCTGGGGTCTCTGGAGCCGGAGAAGGGCGCAGACCTCTTTATGATCGACGCCGGAAAGCTGGAGCTGACCGGTACCCTCCACGATCCCCGGAACCTGCTGGCCCGGGCGGGCGTCACTGGCGAGACGGCTCTGACCATGGTCAATGGGAACGTAGTCTTCCGGGACGGCGTGCTCACCGGCGTGGACGAATATGCCCTGGCCCAGGAAGGCGAGGCCGTCTGCACTCGGGTTTTGCGGGAGCCCTGCGAGGCCTTTTGGAACCTCTGCTGAATTTCAAATATGAAAAAGAGGCTGACATCAAAATTGGTGTCAGCCTCTCTTTTTACTCCTCGTACTTTCTGCGCAGACGACGGAAAATCACTTGTCCCAGAATCACCTCCAGGAGCATGAACGCCCCCAGATATCCTACCAACAGACGGCTGTTCAGCACCCCCAGCGCATCCAAAACCGAGAACGCCACAATAGAAACCGACAGCACGGCGAGGCCGATGAGATAGGCGCAGCGCCCACTACGGTCACTAAGCTTCTGGTTCAGCTCGTCTTGCAGGTCAATCCGCTCCTGCTCCACCCTTTCTGCGTATCGCTCCCGGTTCCGCGGCGAGGTCCAGTATACGTATTTTCCAATCATCACCGCTCCCGGAACCGCCCCGGCAAATCCAAAGGCAAACAGGAGGCTCCCCAGTCTCCCCTCCGTCAGCGATGAGAGCGCCAGCAACAGGATACCAACTGCCACATATACGATCCCAGTCATCAGGTGTCCTCGTTTCATCAGTCCGCTCCCCTCTCGTGAATAAAAACTTCCTCTATCGGTCTTTCAAAAAAATCCGAGATGGCAAAGGCCAGTTCCAGCGAGGGGTTGTATTTGCCCGTCTCAATAGAGCTCACCGTCTGCCGGGATACCCGGATCACCCTTGCGAATGCCTCTTGGCTCAGCCCCCGCTGCTTTCTGAGCGCCTCCACCCTGTTCTCCATCCGCAACGCTCCTTTCGCGCTCTTGTAAAGGTTCCTTTACAACTCTAGAATATCATACCCACCAGTCATTGTCAAGTTTCCTTTACAAAAAAATAAGAGGACGGCAAGCGTCCTCCTGTTTTTCTCTTATGCATCCTGCTTCTGGTCCGTCGACCCAAAGTCCTGCTCCGTGCTGGCGGTATCCCAGCGTAGCATGGTCTCCATCACCCGGATGTCACTGTCCACATCCAGGGCGTCGGACTGGTAGAGCTCGTCCAGCTGGTGCTCAAAGCCTCGGATGATGCTGTCCATTGTGGCCTCAATCCGCTGCTTTGCCTGACGCAGATTCTCTCCCTCCACTCCGGCTGCCTCAAATTCCGCGTAGGAGTCCAGCAGTTTCTGCGTGGTGGGCAGATAATAGTTTAAAAAAGTGTCAATCCGGCCGAGCTTCTTCGGATCTGCCTCCACCGCCCGGAAAATCTTCGCCGCGATCTCTTCCAGCCGGTCAATCTTGGCGGAGAGAATGGGGTCTGCAATGCAGTCATTCGCCCGCCGTATCTTCCGCAGGATGCCGGAGTAGCCCTCCTCTGCCTCCTTGGGGGTCTCTATCTTCTGTCTGCGCAACGCCTGGTCTGCCTCGCCGCTGCGGAAGAGATAGCCCATCTCCACATTCAGATATGCTTTGCCGCCAAAGTACCCTTTATCAATCATCCGCTGTAAATCCCGCTCTGTTCGGCGCTCCGGATAGCCCAGGGTTCTCGCCAGTTCTTCCACCGGCATGGCGTCCCGGTCTCCAAGTACTGCCAGATACTTGGAAAAGCGTCCCAGCTGGCGGTCCATGAAATATCCCTTGCCCAGCATCGCAATACCAGCCACGGCCATGGCAAGGCCTGCTAAGAAGTCCTCCAGCCAAAGACCGATCCAGTCTGAGGAGTAAAAGAGCGCATCCAGTGGGTCCAGGGCTCCCAGAACGCCCACCACCGCAACCAGGGCGCCGATAATCTGTAGCCACCTGGCGGTGGACTTCTTTGGGATCGGTGAGCGGGTCATCCGTTTCGCTGCTGCTCTGGCCTGACTGGGAGACTTCTCTGGCGGCAGCTCCTTGTTCCGGTCCTTGCCAAATAGCTTTGCCAGGAGGAGAATCAGCGCAATCGGCCAGAGCTCCACCAGAAACAAAAAGACAATCAGCGCCCAGGAGAACCAGTCGCTGTCCTCTTTCTTTTTTGGGCTTGCCACGGCTTACTCCCCCTTTTTCTTCAGCTTGTGCTTTTGCCCCTTCTCATCCACAAGATACGTGTTGTCCAGCTGCCCCCGCAGGCTGCCCAGCACGGAATCAATGTACTCCCGGCGCAGTGCGGCGCGCTCCATCTCCTCCCACTCCGTCAGTCCCTCCGGGGTTTTGGCCTTGCGGGCCAGCTCGTTGATCCGGTCGATCTGCTTTTGTTCCATGGTTTTCCCTCCTGTCAGGTCTCCGGGCGCTCACGCTCAAAGACCAGGTCTATTGTCTCCATATATCCGCCGGCTCTCTGGCGCTTGGGGATAAACCCCGTATAGCGCCACCCCTCCGCTGCTCGACAGAGAATGACTTCCTGATGGGCCAGGGTCTCCCAGCCGATGCCGCCGAATAAACTGTATCCGCCTCCGCCGTCATCACAGTGAATCTCCTCAAATTCATATTCCCACAAGGTTCTTTCTCCCCTCTCACACATACCGCTTCACTACGATGGCGGTGCGGCCCTTTTTCGTCACGCCGCCCACCTCCGCCAACTGAAATTTCCCAAAGCCCCGGGCGGAAACCGTGTCCCCTTCCACGAGGAGCTTGTCCGGTTTTGTACACTCCCTCCAGTTCACCTGCACCCGGCCGGAGGCGATCAGGTCCGCCGCTTTGCTCCGGGCCATCCGGAAGCCTGTGGAGGCCACTGCGTCCAGCCGCAGAGACGAGACGGTGTCCCGCACCTCCTCGCACTTGATCTCCGGCATGTGGAGGTGACTGGGATCGATCTCCGCCACCGTCAGCTTTGCCCGTCCGGCGGAGGTCCAACTGCTCAGGAGGAAATCCGTCACCGTGTCCAGCACCAGCAGATCCGCGCTGTCCGGCCCCACCAGGATGTCCCCGACCTTCTCCCGCACGATGCCAAGGCCCATGAGACTTCCCAGAAGATCCCGGTGGTTCACCTTCTCCTCCACCCGGAACACCGTCCGCAGACAGCGGATGGGGCTCTCGGTGCTCTCCGGCTCCATCCAGTCCGGCAGGAAAAGGATGAGCGCCCGCTCCGCGCCGTCATACCCGCCTGTCCGGAGATAGGCGCTCTCCGGTACGCCGGCGCGCCGGAGCAGGTCCAGTGCCAGCGTCTGCTGCTGCGGGCTGAGAAAATCCGTGGCTGTGGGGATGTTGCGCCGCGCCGCCTGCTCGGCTCGGTCCAGGACCTTTGCCAGCAACATCCGGTCCTCACCCAGGGCTCCCGATTGATCCAACAGTTTCGACTTATCCATGTCCCAGCTCCTGTGTACGGACCAGCTCCGCATAAGCTCCTTCTCTCTTCATCAGCTCCTCGTGATTTCCCAGCTCTACGATACGGCCATCCTCTACTACAGCAATCCGGTCGGCGTGGCGGACGGTGGAAAGGCGATGGGCAATGATCACGGTAGTGCGCCCCCGGGAGAGCTTTTCAAAGGTATCCTGAAGGCGGGCCTCCGTTACGCTGTCCAGCGCGGAGGTGGCCTCGTCCAGAATCAGCACCGGGGGATTTTTCAAAAAGATGCGGGCAATCGAAATTCTCTGCTTCTGCCCGCCGGAGAGCAGAGTACCCCGCTCCCCTACATAGGTGTCAAAGCCATCAGGCATGGCCGCAATGTCGTCATAGATCTCCGCCATCTTGGCCGCCTGGACTACCTCTTCCTCCGT
Above is a genomic segment from Pusillibacter faecalis containing:
- a CDS encoding ABC transporter ATP-binding protein produces the protein MEDYIVEMRHITKRFPGIVANDDVSIQIQRGEVYALLGENGAGKSTLMSMLFGMYEPDSGEIYIQGEKVTFRSSNDASAHNIGMVHQHFKLVDNYTVAENIILGMEPMKRFLGVLPCVDMKTANRQIAELSKRYGLEVNPTDKIEDLPVSVRQRVEILKMLYREADILIFDEPTAVLTPQEIEFLLKIIGELRKNGKTIILITHKIEEIKKIADRCAILHRGKLVDVLDVASTSSQTMANMMVGRQVEFSADKSSPHYRDTILEVDHLTVRNANKFDVVKDVSFRIRGGEIFAIAGVSGNGQGELADAIAGMLKAHSGSIKLCGTDITEATIRQRTEAGISYIPEDRQGVGVFMDFTLSQNLALRKYYREPFAKKGILDFGQFDRYAESLIGTYDIRSGQGGKTILRSMSGGNQQKAIVAREIEEHSKLIIFVQPTRGLDIGAIENIHRQIIAERDKGVAILLISLELDEIMELADTIGVIYNGQLLKIADASTMTSHDVGKYMMGVKEA
- a CDS encoding ABC transporter permease; protein product: MKKPLNKLASILDGNRHSSIFVSLLSILLSLICASIILLILGKNPLAAFQSFLQGAGFWPKAKYGGGSGMLTDLFSFLNVLAPMILAALSFIVGFKAGLFNIGISGQMLAAGFLATSIVGYSDLNAVLAKPLVILIGILAGGALGAFVGFLKYKFNIHEVVSTIMINYIINYLTGFFINTYFADMLTRSMKICGSNARLTWTSVQLAGVKCDIPLGIVLAVAAAFVVKFIFDKTVFGFELRAVGMNPKCARYSGIKVGNRIIASMVISGMLAGLAGVTYYCGYYNTIVPKTLPDLGYDAIAVALLGNSSPIGAIFAGGLISIFQTGSNYMSSSLGVAKEIASLITGILLLFSACGGYFRYLARRRLDRMADEAAQLAETQAGPGKEDEPHVG
- a CDS encoding ABC transporter permease — its product is MLDKVFIDGLSFAAPLLVMAIGAIYSEKSGVTNLAVEGFQGFGAFVGALVAVILMPTMGDGSQAVIYIAMLAAFIGGGIYACIHALLCVKFRANQVISGVVVNILAVALTTFLTTAMNKALTGGQSSNKFILGISDRFDIPGLSQIPVIGALFQNMYPFEWIILAIAVVSWYLMYKTRFGMHLRACGENPQSVDAAGGNVERTRFIAVMLSGALSGVGGICFAYSISANFSPNIYMGYGYLAIAAMIFGNWNIPFTALVCLFFGLAKSGGYQLCLNMGLPSNYSDLFMMLPYILTLLLLAFFSKKNHPPAAAGEAYDKGKR
- a CDS encoding amidohydrolase, translated to MKTLIRNAKAIVTCDAQDHVYWNADLLIDGPRILKIGSQLPDPYDEVLDASGMFIYPGLINTHHHFFQTFVRNLKTIDYPNMTVPEWLDKAYRVFQLINDEVIFYSSLTAMGDLLKHGCTCAFDHQYCYTKSTGKAPVDRQMEAARMLGIRYHAGRGVNTLPREKGSTIPENMLETTEEYLQDCERIIQLYHDPNPYAMSQIVLAPCQPINSYPETFTETVKLARAKGVRMHTHLGEGENEIMLARWGKRTLDWCQDIGFIGEDVWYAHGWELTPEEYTVLGRFGSGVSHCPGPAILGGFPILPMREMMEAGVCLSLGCDGSATNDSSSLLDSMRTAWMMQAWHSKARSGCISPYEMLKIATVGGAKTLGRTDLGSLEPEKGADLFMIDAGKLELTGTLHDPRNLLARAGVTGETALTMVNGNVVFRDGVLTGVDEYALAQEGEAVCTRVLREPCEAFWNLC
- a CDS encoding helix-turn-helix transcriptional regulator; translation: MENRVEALRKQRGLSQEAFARVIRVSRQTVSSIETGKYNPSLELAFAISDFFERPIEEVFIHERGAD
- a CDS encoding 5-bromo-4-chloroindolyl phosphate hydrolysis family protein → MASPKKKEDSDWFSWALIVFLFLVELWPIALILLLAKLFGKDRNKELPPEKSPSQARAAAKRMTRSPIPKKSTARWLQIIGALVAVVGVLGALDPLDALFYSSDWIGLWLEDFLAGLAMAVAGIAMLGKGYFMDRQLGRFSKYLAVLGDRDAMPVEELARTLGYPERRTERDLQRMIDKGYFGGKAYLNVEMGYLFRSGEADQALRRQKIETPKEAEEGYSGILRKIRRANDCIADPILSAKIDRLEEIAAKIFRAVEADPKKLGRIDTFLNYYLPTTQKLLDSYAEFEAAGVEGENLRQAKQRIEATMDSIIRGFEHQLDELYQSDALDVDSDIRVMETMLRWDTASTEQDFGSTDQKQDA
- a CDS encoding DUF896 domain-containing protein, with translation MEQKQIDRINELARKAKTPEGLTEWEEMERAALRREYIDSVLGSLRGQLDNTYLVDEKGQKHKLKKKGE
- a CDS encoding DUF4177 domain-containing protein is translated as MWEYEFEEIHCDDGGGGYSLFGGIGWETLAHQEVILCRAAEGWRYTGFIPKRQRAGGYMETIDLVFERERPET
- a CDS encoding RNA-binding protein: MDKSKLLDQSGALGEDRMLLAKVLDRAEQAARRNIPTATDFLSPQQQTLALDLLRRAGVPESAYLRTGGYDGAERALILFLPDWMEPESTESPIRCLRTVFRVEEKVNHRDLLGSLMGLGIVREKVGDILVGPDSADLLVLDTVTDFLLSSWTSAGRAKLTVAEIDPSHLHMPEIKCEEVRDTVSSLRLDAVASTGFRMARSKAADLIASGRVQVNWRECTKPDKLLVEGDTVSARGFGKFQLAEVGGVTKKGRTAIVVKRYV